In one Lysobacter alkalisoli genomic region, the following are encoded:
- a CDS encoding transposase gives MQKRQRFTAEFKLEAVRLLKAGDRPTAVVARELGGRRRHPEAGRVALALAHVRSALVEGGRLYIDGGNPLREVTLGAA, from the coding sequence ATGCAGAAGCGTCAACGGTTCACGGCGGAGTTCAAGCTCGAGGCGGTTCGACTGCTCAAGGCGGGCGATCGGCCAACGGCGGTCGTGGCGCGGGAGCTGGGGGGACGTCGGCGTCACCCTGAGGCCGGCCGGGTCGCGCTCGCGCTCGCGCATGTCCGTAGCGCACTAGTGGAGGGTGGCCGCTTGTATATTGACGGCGGCAACCCGCTTAGAGAGGTCACGCTTGGCGCGGCATAA
- a CDS encoding right-handed parallel beta-helix repeat-containing protein → MLRLFLTYLLLSLALHAVPASAETTNCTTIGSLPITITTQGVYCLTGNLSTSISAGAAITINTNNVTIDCNEWKIGGLAAGAGTGATGIYANARNNITIRNCGIRGFRRGVWFPGSAGGYHLIENNRFDNNTNFGIQTRGDGTTIRGNRVYDTGGTTIVNYAYGIDAWDNADIIDNAVSGVVATAGQNGGAFGIVSSSNEGGEVSRNRVSGLVEDGSGTKRGIWANGGRPVIRYNALIGNIAPDANDYGIVCNSSAGVARENIIIGYGAPATTIGGCTSVSNTINL, encoded by the coding sequence ATGCTGCGCCTCTTCCTCACCTACCTGTTGCTTTCGCTCGCGCTGCACGCGGTGCCGGCATCGGCCGAGACCACCAACTGCACCACCATCGGCAGCCTGCCCATCACCATTACCACGCAGGGCGTGTACTGCCTCACTGGCAACCTGTCCACGAGCATCAGCGCCGGGGCGGCCATCACCATCAACACCAACAACGTCACCATCGATTGCAACGAGTGGAAGATCGGCGGCCTTGCCGCGGGCGCCGGTACCGGAGCCACCGGAATCTACGCCAATGCCAGGAACAACATCACGATCCGCAACTGCGGCATCCGCGGTTTCCGGCGCGGCGTCTGGTTTCCGGGATCCGCCGGCGGCTACCACCTGATCGAGAACAACCGCTTCGACAACAACACCAACTTCGGCATCCAGACCCGCGGCGACGGCACCACCATCCGCGGCAACCGCGTCTATGACACCGGCGGGACGACGATCGTGAACTATGCGTACGGGATCGATGCCTGGGACAACGCCGATATCATCGACAATGCGGTCTCCGGCGTGGTCGCCACCGCCGGCCAGAACGGCGGCGCGTTCGGCATCGTCTCCAGCAGCAACGAGGGGGGCGAGGTGTCGCGCAACCGCGTCTCAGGCCTCGTCGAGGACGGCTCCGGCACCAAGCGAGGGATCTGGGCCAACGGCGGGCGACCGGTGATCCGCTACAACGCCCTCATCGGCAACATCGCTCCGGACGCCAACGACTACGGCATCGTTTGCAACAGTAGCGCAGGGGTCGCGCGCGAGAACATCATCATCGGCTACGGCGCGCCGGCCACGACGATCGGCGGCTGCACCTCGGTCAGCAATACGATCAACCTCTAG
- a CDS encoding nuclear transport factor 2 family protein, whose translation MAAKLLTRVPYAACLRRALTSKLVALAFLALMLSVPAQAQPVPDDRQVAAVIHDYLQGSSYNRTEQLQRAFHPDARLYLSQPNSGMREVGIAEYASWFSKNPGQSNGRIGRLISTQIEGDIATAKAEVLVSRDGARFVDLFLLKKLAGQWQVISKTATRHAAPAHGRKVLLVVSNVGTMPGTRLSAGNSFPELIQAYATFREAGYGVEFVSPEGGAVPLAYIDTRDAEHKQWIYDADFMWALASTHRPEEVNAGDYVALMYIGGSAAMYGVAEHPGLQSLATRVYELQGGILSAVCHGSAGLVNLTLSDGTPLVSGKRVTGYPDAFEDTSAAYYKTFPFSIEQRLQQRKGQFRYGARNTSYVEADGRLVTGMNWQSTRDVVKAVISQLEGGRLESRTDSATRR comes from the coding sequence ATGGCCGCAAAGCTTCTCACCCGTGTGCCCTACGCTGCCTGCCTGAGGCGGGCGCTGACCTCAAAACTCGTGGCCCTGGCTTTCCTGGCGCTGATGCTCAGCGTGCCTGCGCAGGCCCAACCCGTGCCGGACGACCGCCAGGTTGCCGCTGTCATCCACGACTACCTGCAGGGAAGCTCGTACAACCGGACCGAGCAGTTGCAACGCGCGTTCCACCCCGATGCGCGCCTGTACCTCAGCCAGCCCAACAGTGGCATGCGTGAGGTGGGCATTGCCGAATACGCCAGCTGGTTCAGCAAGAACCCCGGCCAGTCCAACGGTCGCATTGGCCGGCTGATCAGCACACAGATCGAGGGCGACATCGCCACGGCCAAGGCCGAGGTTCTGGTCAGCCGGGATGGTGCCCGCTTCGTCGACCTGTTCCTGTTGAAGAAGCTGGCCGGGCAGTGGCAGGTAATCAGCAAGACCGCCACGCGCCACGCGGCGCCGGCTCACGGGCGCAAGGTGCTGCTGGTCGTCTCCAACGTGGGCACCATGCCTGGCACCCGGCTCAGCGCCGGCAACAGCTTTCCCGAACTGATCCAGGCCTACGCCACCTTCCGCGAGGCCGGCTACGGAGTGGAGTTCGTCAGCCCGGAAGGCGGCGCCGTGCCGTTGGCCTACATCGACACGCGTGATGCCGAGCACAAGCAATGGATCTACGACGCCGATTTCATGTGGGCGCTCGCCAGCACACATAGGCCGGAAGAGGTGAACGCGGGAGACTATGTCGCGCTGATGTACATCGGCGGCAGCGCGGCGATGTATGGCGTGGCAGAACACCCCGGCCTGCAGTCACTCGCCACGCGGGTCTATGAGCTGCAGGGCGGCATCCTGTCTGCCGTTTGCCACGGCAGTGCCGGGCTGGTGAACCTGACCCTGTCGGACGGCACGCCTCTGGTCAGCGGCAAGCGCGTCACGGGTTATCCGGATGCGTTCGAGGACACCAGCGCGGCGTACTACAAGACGTTTCCGTTCTCGATCGAGCAGCGCTTGCAGCAGCGCAAGGGCCAGTTCCGTTACGGTGCGCGCAACACCTCGTACGTGGAGGCCGATGGCCGACTTGTCACAGGCATGAACTGGCAATCCACGCGTGATGTGGTCAAGGCCGTCATCAGCCAGTTGGAGGGCGGACGACTGGAGTCACGAACTGACTCGGCGACCAGGCGTTAG
- a CDS encoding AraC family transcriptional regulator yields MIHSYLLFFFAGLGAFNGLVLSLYLLWRQPVTPAHRWLAVLVLTLSLRTGKSVMFYFWPEISKLVLQVGLTACLLIGPCLIGFVRAWADPQRLHTRSDPVLGLGLLGLAVGFGLAWPYPDHPDLWGGPVWKLIQYAWLGCLLLAGGLFVRATRCEVAHVPADGLTSRHVAAVIVGVAAVWLAYYTAGLTSYIVGALSFSVVLYLSIIVMLARRRAGRAPTPYQDRKIAADEAAAALQSLHQLMAEEHLYRDTTLTLPKLARRLGMPAARLSQLLNDNHQIAFKPYLAQVRVEAAKRLLSAPGGGAMEQVAEAVGFVSMSTFYSSFRKVEGTTPAAWRQAAQQASQAGS; encoded by the coding sequence ATGATCCATTCTTATCTGCTGTTCTTCTTTGCAGGGCTAGGTGCCTTCAATGGCCTGGTGCTTTCGTTGTATCTGCTCTGGCGACAACCCGTAACGCCCGCGCATCGGTGGCTGGCCGTACTGGTGTTGACGCTCAGCCTCCGCACCGGCAAGTCGGTGATGTTCTACTTCTGGCCAGAGATCTCCAAGCTCGTGCTGCAGGTGGGCTTGACCGCCTGTCTGCTCATCGGTCCCTGCCTGATTGGCTTCGTACGCGCCTGGGCCGATCCACAACGCCTGCACACCCGCAGCGACCCGGTCCTGGGCCTGGGCCTGCTGGGGCTGGCCGTCGGCTTCGGCCTGGCCTGGCCGTATCCGGACCACCCTGACCTGTGGGGCGGCCCGGTCTGGAAACTGATCCAGTACGCATGGCTGGGCTGCCTGCTGCTTGCGGGCGGCCTGTTCGTGCGTGCCACGCGGTGCGAGGTCGCCCACGTGCCTGCTGACGGCTTGACGAGCAGGCATGTCGCGGCCGTCATCGTGGGCGTCGCGGCGGTCTGGCTGGCCTATTACACCGCGGGGCTGACCTCGTACATTGTGGGCGCGCTGTCCTTCTCGGTGGTCCTGTACCTGAGCATCATTGTCATGCTCGCCCGGCGCAGGGCGGGCCGTGCACCGACTCCCTATCAGGACCGCAAGATCGCGGCCGACGAAGCAGCAGCTGCCCTGCAGTCGCTGCACCAGCTGATGGCCGAAGAGCACCTGTACCGGGACACCACTCTCACGCTGCCCAAGCTGGCGCGTCGGCTCGGTATGCCGGCGGCGCGCTTGTCGCAGCTGCTCAACGACAACCACCAGATCGCCTTCAAGCCGTACCTGGCCCAAGTGCGGGTCGAAGCTGCCAAGCGGTTGCTGAGCGCGCCCGGCGGTGGAGCGATGGAGCAGGTGGCCGAGGCCGTTGGCTTCGTGTCCATGTCCACCTTCTACAGCAGCTTCAGGAAGGTCGAGGGCACGACCCCGGCCGCATGGCGTCAGGCCGCCCAGCAGGCTTCGCAAGCCGGCTCCTGA